Proteins from a single region of Macaca thibetana thibetana isolate TM-01 chromosome 4, ASM2454274v1, whole genome shotgun sequence:
- the MUC21 gene encoding LOW QUALITY PROTEIN: mucin-21 (The sequence of the model RefSeq protein was modified relative to this genomic sequence to represent the inferred CDS: deleted 1 base in 1 codon), whose amino-acid sequence MKMQKGNVLLTFCLLLHLEAAINPSGTSTSANTGPTVTSSGISTVMNSGPSVTSSGASTATNSASSTTSGGASTATNSESSTATSSEFSTTSSGASTATSSESSTTSTGASTATSSDSSTTSSGASTATSSDSSTTSSGASTATSSDSSTTSTGASTATSSDSSTTSTGASTATSSESSTTSGGASTATSSESSTTDSSGASTATSSESSTPSSGASTATSFDSSTPSSGASTATSSEFLSSTTSGGTSTATSSESSTPSSGTSTNSSGTSTVTSSDSSTTSSGASTVTSSDSSTPSSGASTATSSGSSVTSAGSGTPTLTGTHTTSHRVITSASTAVSGAKPGGSLLPWEIFLITLVSVVAAVGLFAGLFFCVRNSLSLRNIFNTAVYRPHGLGPGPGGNRGAPHRPRWSPNWFWRRPVSSIAMEMSGRNNGP is encoded by the exons ATGAAgatgcagaaaggaaatgttctcCTTACATTTTGTCTACTATTGCATTTAGAAGCCG CAATAAATCCCAGTGGGACTAGCACCTCTGCCAACACTGGACCCACTGTGACCTCCAGTGGGATCAGCACAGTCATGAACTCTGGGCCCAGTGTGACCTCCAGTGGGGCCAGCACAGCCACCAACTCTGCGTCCAGCACAACCTCCGGCGGGGCCAGCACAGCCACCAACTCTGAGTCCAGCACAGCCACCAGCTCTGAGTTCAGCACAACCTCCAGTGGGGCCAGCACAGCCACCAGCTCTGAGTCCAGCACAACCTCCACTGGGGCCAGCACAGCCACCAGCTCTGACTCCAGCACAACCTCCAGTGGGGCCAGCACAGCCACCAGCTCTGACTCCAGCACAACCTCCAGTGGGGCCAGCACAGCCACCAGCTCTGACTCCAGCACAACCTCCACTGGGGCCAGCACAGCCACCAGCTCTGACTCCAGCACAACCTCCACTGGGGCCAGCACAGCCACCAGCTCTGAGTCCAGCACAACCTCCGGTGGGGCCAGCACAGCCACCAGCTCTGAGTCCAGCACAACC GACTCCAGTGGGGCCAGCACAGCCACCAGCTCTGAGTCCAGCACACCCTCCAGTGGGGCCAGCACAGCCACCAGCTTTGACTCCAGCACACCCTCCAGTGGGGCCAGCACAGCCACCAGCTCTGAGTTTTTGTCCAGCACAACCTCCGGTGGGACCAGCACAGCCACCAGCTCTGAGTCCAGCACACCCTCCAGTGGGACCAGCACAAACTCCAGTGGGACCAGCACAGTCACCAGCTCTGACTCCAGCACAACCTCCAGTGGGGCCAGCACAGTCACCAGCTCTGACTCCAGCACACCCTCCAGTGGGGCCAGCACAGCCACCAGCTCTGGGTCCAGTGTGACCTCCGCAGGCTCTGGAACACCCACTCTGACTGGGACGCACACAACTTCCCACAGAGTTATCACAAGTGCCTCTACTGCAGTGAGTGGGGCGAAGCCTGGGGGGTCCCTGCTGCCATGGGAAATCTTCCTCATCACGCTGGTCTCGGTTGTGGCGGCCGTGGGGCTGTTTGCTGGGCTCTTCTTCTGTGTG agaAACAGCCTGTCCCTGAGAAACATCTTTAACACAGCTGTCTACCGCCCCCATGGCCTTGGCCCAGGCCCTGGAGGGAATCGTGGAGCCCCCCACAGGCCCAGGTGGAGCCCTAACTGGTTCTGGAGGAGACCAGTATCCTCGATAGCCATGGAGATGAGCGGGAGGAACAACGGACCCTGA